In the genome of Ctenopharyngodon idella isolate HZGC_01 chromosome 16, HZGC01, whole genome shotgun sequence, the window CAGGACGGGAACTAAACACTGCAGTAAAGCCGGCTCTTGTTTTTCAAATGTGGTTTACTTGGTTAACCAGCTACATCCTGAGGATAACACTGGTGGACGATAAGTAACAATACGCCATTTTCCATATTCTGAAATAACTAAAAACAAGGCACATCTGCTTAGGGCTTTGGGATTGTTCAAAAAAGGTGAGTTGTGAAACAAATATGCTTGCATCCTATAAGCTGAGACCCAGATCTTCAGGAGCAGGACTGAGCCCCCTGTAATATACGAGATAATGGTAATAAGTTTATGTAATGCTGATATAGAAAGAACATCTATTGTGTAGGTCGTCATGCCGTTAATTACATCCATTCCAATGCGGTCACATGACTAAATGATGGACGGCAGACATTGTTCAGGAACTGCCACTCTTGTTAAGCCTTAAACATCCATTGTGATTTGACCCCAAAACCCAGTGACGCCAGTCTTGTGTCCTTAAACAGTCTCCAAACAAAACCAAAGCCATGCTGGGAATGACATACAAGCTTACTACATACTGAATATGGTATATGATCATCCATCACATAAGAAACTAAATCATGCTTCaagataaaaatacataattatgccaaaaaagtaaagattttaagataaaaagtcTCAACTATGTCATACTCTAAACTTTTTGtctcaatgttttttgtttttttttgtggtggaaatCGGCTTTCATAGCACTGTTTACTGccaactatttttttttgtagtaatgTAAGGAAAGAAAAAGCCTTAAAAAACAATAtccatagaaaaaaaattaggaTTATTTGTTAGGAggcaaaaaagcaaacaaaacactTTCGCTTTAGATCATCAGCATCCcagtgttttctttttccttcttcTTATTCCTCTAATTTGACTTTTTGAGCCTATGCACCAAAGTAACATGAAGTACAAGGTTTAAATTTTTGCTGCATACTCTTCAGGTGTTTTCCATAGTAATGTAAAGTACGAAAAATAGTAAAATGCGAAAATATAGTAAGTGATTCGGGTATTATGTGCATGCATAATGTGTATGGAAAATATGATAATATGCTATTCAAACACAGACCAAGTCCCTTTGCCTCGCTGGTTAACTAACTCCCAATGTCTACTTCATATACTAGGCTTTATCTATTTACATTTAACCCTGTTTATATCTTATGTAATATAGAAAGCATGAGACACAGTGACAGTGCAAAACACAGATCTGTCATGATCAGACCGCACTTGTGATTGCTTCCAAACACTTTTAACTTAAAAACGACGACAAATCGCCATTTATATACACTGAACGTTAGATTTGATAGATGTTCAGATTAAAGgaaacatttttgataaaacatGACTTGTTTGACCTGTACCATCACCTGACTCCTCAAAACAAACGCAGCAGATTTTAATCGGCTAATACTGTGTTTACTGTACAAGTCAGTAAGTAACTTAAATTTCAGaggaataataaaataaaatcactgaattatttaaatggaaAATGTATTTAGTGTCATGACATGAAGCTCGAGCTGCCTGTTAGCTTGTGATGCTAACTGTGCTAATGATATTgtaattctctctctttctttctctctaatACACACGTGAAAACAGCTCAATGACAATCGTGTTCCGACTTTCTCAGCTGTACTTTATCGGGTTTGTCAGTTTCTTAGATGCTCCAGGTTCAAATGGTTCCCGAAAGCTAAAGGTGCTAATGCTAAGAGAAAAACAGGCCGCGCGCTCTGCGCGTACACACAACGCTGAGCGTGACATCTtataaataaactgttaaaaagccAGAAAAGCAGAAAGAACTGCACAACTGTGTGGTTTATGTCAAAAACAAAGCCCGAAACACTCAAAGTATTATAACAGTACAAATGTTTAAAGCCCAAAGACTCGTACCTTCCTCTCGGTTCCTCCCAACTTCCCCTTTCGCATCAAAACTGATGATGACGGATCGGATGACTGGATCTGACGTCAGACGCATTGGAGAgaaatcagccaatcacaacaaggcacaaatatttttattttcgtAATGGGTTATAATTTTGcataaagctttttaaaatttaattatgttattattattttttaaataaaattttggttGTTCTGGATAATGATCTATAATAATTtaacttttgaaaagttttgGAACAgtcatgtattttattaatatatgtatttattaaccCTTTGAGAAATGATTTATTAAATCACAAAGGATTTGATTTAGCCACCTTCAAAacaagaatttatttatttccgaGCTTTTTCCAATTAAAAACGCAGCTTTGGTATTTGTTGTAggtatgtaaaatatatagattAATTTTAGAATAGCAAAGAAACAAGCTTCATTTTAAAGATTGATTTTCTGACAGGTGTACGTCATTATCAGCCTGACGCTGCACTTCCCTCAGCGCGTTGTCAGGTAACGGAAGGTAAACAAACACTGCTGTTGTAAAGTAGttgctttttgttttaatgGTTAATTGGTTGCAAATAGACCTGTGAGTTTGTAGACATGAGTCTCATAGGGCGGAATACATCCACCCGCAGACGCCGAGACGTGTTTCCAACCATCCGCGCGGTATGACTAATTATTTCTCAGAAGTTTTGATCTTTTACATATATGAGTGACTACTAATAAGCAACAAATATTACGAAATGCTCAGTATGTTCGTTTCCACTTAAAGGCAGGGAAGCTTATTCCAGTAGGAGACAGAACTAAGTCTTGTCTGCAGGAAATTACACCAAGGGTGGGTCATTCACATGAAATGAGTAATGGtgaaacatatatataatatatatatatatatatatataattagtgtatgtgcatgtatgtatgtatgtatgtgtgtatatatatatatatatatatatatatatatgtgtgtgtatgtgcatgtatgtatgtatgtatgtatgtatgtatgtgtgtatatatatatgtgtatatagaGCTGGGTAGTAACGGATTACATGTAACCTGGATTActtaatcagattccaaaaatcaagtacttgtaattagactaaactacattttaaaatactcgtaatcagactacagttacttttttatggattacatgattacatattatttacacaatggcagtaagttgtttacaattcattgattctcctaatttctcatttttttttttaacgtttatatttttttcataataaacctgctgcttatatacgttCGTGATTCTTCGAGTTTTTCCTGCGGTGAGGGGGAAATGTAgatgaatatatatgaaatatagatgaaatatttgatgtagcagtgatattgctgtgaatttcatgtttttcaatatttgtttttgtaatgttgctgttttctaaATTTACGTAATTTTaactaaatgttttaaaatcataagatgtgattttgttttattcagtgttactatCAGTGCTACtacattagtgttagtattttgaagtattaactgtccatacattgcactttaaaaagaatctgttgaggctcttgttgatgaatagaatatattttttgatatgtattttttctttgtatgtcaaaatagtacaagattatcctacaatatatgtgacatcaaataagggttagcacaaaagtaatctaaatgtaatccaaaagtagtcagattacatCACCAAAAATGTGCAATCTAAGAGATTATATCACCgattacaaattttgtcatgtaatttgtaatcagtaactgattacaattcataagtaatctacccagctgtgtgtgtgtatgtatatatatatatatatatatatatatatatatatatatatatatatatatatatatatatatatatatatatacgtgtgtgtgtgtatacttgtgtgtgtatgtatatatatatatatatatatatatatatatatatatatatatatatatatatatatatatatatatatatatatacacacacacacatataacacacaaatatatatatatatatatatatatatatatatatatatatatatatatttactgtgtgtatttatttatttatttatttaatatagacTGTAACTCCACCTGTGGTGAGGAAGTTTGTCAGTTCTGCTCGCCCACCTGTTGGGACAGTTCGGGTTTTCCATGGAAAAGCAAATGATCCTGACATTGCCAGCACGCTAGTCCATGGTGTGAACACTAAATCATCCATTAATGTAAGACATGTCAAATCAAAATTCTTTACGTGACTGTATTTGTTCTTATTGCTTGATGTTCAAACTGTTTTAactttgaattaatatttccccaaaaatcaaaagaaaaactgtTCAGAGAAATGCAAGCAAACCGTTTACTCATGGGCCTTTTTTATTAGCAACTTTAGTCTTTGTTTCAGGTATAAAAGATTTTATAACAGAGAAAATGTGTTCTTTGTGCTTTGTATGGATTTTTAGGCAGGATCAGTGATTAACCCCGCACCAAAAACACGTTTTCAAGAGAGGCTGCGTCAGCTTCAGGAAGTCACCATCAATCAGAAAGCACCTCTTGGAAGGTCACAAGTTCAAGGACCTGGTTTACCAAACTGGATTGACCCTGAGAAAACGGCTTTTGGTGTCACAACGCTCCAGTGTAAGAGTAATAGTGAAACCAGCATGCTCATGAATTGACTCAGTAATAGTTTTTTTAAAGCGAGTGTGAATTCCTTTAAATGCAGTTTCTAATGGTGGTGAGGTCATCAATCCACCCAAAACCACTCATCAGGTGGAGAAGGAAGCAGATGAAGGACATCAGCTCTATATTCACTCACACGGATCATACTTTGTAGGTCAGTTATTAGCCCGTTTAGGGGTCTCAGTCTTTGGTTTATGGACCTCAGTCAGGTTAgacgccatattgaatttaTTGCAAGGTAACACTTGATTTTGATGCTCCTCAACAGACACAGACATAACTTATTCTACTTacacctaacagtctactaatactctgagaGTTAGTTGATGTGTAGGTGCAAAGTTACTTATCGTCAACAGAATGTCTgtttggggagcatcaaaataaagcgtGAATTAAATATGCTGCtaccctgactaaggtctataaCTTTGGTCCTGTGCTGATTTTGGCATCGCTTCTGAATACGAAGACTGCATTTGTCTTTTCGCTGTTGCAGGGGAGCGTGTGGACAGGAAGTACAATTGGAGTCGCTATGGGAGAGAAAGTAGGTTTGGTGTCCCTACACCTCATCACAATGATGGGAGAAACATCTCCAGATCTCTCCACTGGCCCAGTGACACGCTAATGTAAACTTATATACATACGCATGCACCTTAACTTTACTTTTTGCTTATAgcaattttttttgcattaatttgagttgattttaaattatttctattttcagataaatttaaatgttaatatatttaaatttataattgtaatacattcaaaacataattatgttatattaagaagtctcttctgctcaccaaggctgcatttatttgataaaaaaatacagtaaaaattgtgaaatattattagaatttataaTAGCAGTTTTTCATGTGAATAtactgtaaactgtaatttattcctgtgttcaaagctgaattttcagcatcattactccagtcttcagtgtcgcatgatccttcagaaatcattctaatatgctcaaaaaacatttatgattattatcaatgttttgcTGCTTTTGTGGAAATGgcgatacatttttcaggattgtttgattggatagaaagttcaaaagaatatcatttatttgcatttattaaataatttatcaaatagaaatcatttgtaacattataaatgcattcactgtcacttttgatcaatataatgcatccttaatgaataaaagtattaatttcactcttttttttaatcttaccacaaatgtttgaattgtATCATTGTTTACACAAAtatggttttcaacattgataataataataataatgagaaatgtttctcgagcatattagaatgatttctgaaggatcatgtgacactgaagactggagtaatgatgctgaaaattcagctttgatcacaggaataaattatattatacaatatagaaataaattgtaatattatttcacaatattactgtttttactgtatttttcgatccaataaatgcagccttggtgagcagaagagacttctttcaattgtaatgtttccaaacttttcacaggtactgtatacacacacaatctCTATATACTTTAAGAGAGAAATATATAGGTAAAGAAAATCAGAGATTGATTGCATTGCCATTTATAGCTaaatcaacatattttgggaTATAATTATGCCTTCAGAAAGGTGTTTTATGACAGCTATTATGCATGAATATTCAGTTTATAATGGCaattcatatttcatttaaaattttctAAATAATCTCTTAATGACAAACTAATATGACACTGTGAATGACAACATTATCAGAAATGAACAATTAATTAATCTTCATGTCTTAAGGCACAACAGCGCAAAATTAGTTTCGAAACGCTGCGACGACTTCAGAGAGAAGACTCAGCCACAAACAGGCAAAGTTCATGATCCGTAAGTCATGATTAAGagcattttttgttaaatactAATGACATTTTCACAGTTTCTGCCACTGTGTAAATCATCTTCTCTGTCtgtgcattaatttatagaatTGCAGAGACATTAAACGTTCCCAGTGATCACACATTCGGAGTCTTGATGAAACCTGACAGCTTTGGTAATTTGAGTCGTCTGTCACATATCACAGTTTGATATGTCAGAAATAAATTAGCAGCCAGTATTGTAGAGAATTTATGATTTGTTCCTTCTAAGTGTGAAATACATCATTGTGGAATTTCATCTTGGACATTCCTGTAATCAGTCCGAAATGAATCTCTCAAAAACATTCatagtgttttaaataaataaaatgaagccTATATTTAGGACATTTTCATGCCAAtcaagcaattttttttttttttttttttttgaggggcTTACACATGTTCTTGACCTGGTTTTGAGAGATTCATCCATCTAAACAGTAGTTCTTCCTGTTTTTTTCTCAGGTGTAGGTGATCTTCTGCATCAAACTCCACCTGGCGAGTACCTGAAAGGTAAAGACAGACAGCGAACGCTGGTCAGCGCTGTTCGCCAGCACCTCAAGAAGTCCAACTACCAGAACTTCAGCTCATTACTAGAAGCATTCAGATACTACGACAAGGTCAGAAGCTGTTCTCATTGCATGAGTTGTATTGCTGTAGTTAGGAATTAGAGGCACGCCATACCATTCATTTCTAAAGAAAAGTGTGCTGAAaagcatttatggtaacactttacttaaaggggacctattatgcaaaattcacttttatatggTGTTTGCATATACAAttatcaggcataacattatgagcactgacaggtgaagtgaataacactgattatctcttcatcacggcacctgttagtgggtggatatattaggcagcaagtgaacattttgtgttttgaatatcactgattataatgggttctattgtcttttgacgcATCGCGCCGCTCGGGTCCGGTGTAGACGCGGtataaggatttgagcgagtttgacaagggccaaattgtgatggctagacgactgggtcagagcatctccaaaactgcagctcttgtggggtgttcccggtctgcagtggtcagtatctatcaaaagtgctccaaggaaggaacagcgGTGAATCGGCGACAGGGTCACGGGCGGCCAaggtggggagcgaaggctggccagtgtggtccgatccaacagacgagctactgtagctcagattgctcaagaagttaatgctggttctgatagaaaggtgtcagaatacacagtgcatatggggctgcatagacacagaccagccatgctgacccctgtccaccatcgaaagcaccaacagtggatacgtgagcatcagaactggaccacggagcaatggaagaaggtggcctggtctgatcaatcacgttttcttttacatcacgtggatggccggggtgcgtgtgcgttgcttacctggggaacacatggcaccaggatgcactatgggaagaaggcaagccaacgaaggcagtgtgatgctttgggaaatgttctgctgggaaaccttgggtcctgcaatctatgtggatgttactttgacacgtaccacctacctaagcattgttgcagaccatttCATGGAAACCGTATTCCCTGGTatctgtggcctctttcagcaggataatgctcctgccacaaagcaaaaatggttcaggaatggtttgaggagcacaacaacgagtttgagatgttgacttggcctccaaattccccagatctcaatccaatcaaacatctgtgggatgtgctgaacaaacaagtccgatccatggacggacttacaggacttgaaggatctgctgctaacatcttggtgcagataccacagcacaccttcaggggtctagaggagtccatgcctcgacaggtcagggctgttttggcagcaaaagggggaacaacacaatattaggaaggtggtcataatgttatgcctgatcggagagcagcagcttatttgaatttaaagacacatgcatgaaaacagcatgttttccCACAAAAATGGGTATACAACattgttataataaatgatccgtggggtattttgagctgaaacttcacagacacattctggggacaccagagacttatattacatcttgaaaaaaaggggcataataggtcccctttgaagcctttatgtataatgcattataaaggtttTCTTTGATATGTCTCGTGCTGCAGAAGGGTCAAGGGAAAATCGATAAGGAGGATCTGAAGGACGTTTGCCACCAGTTTAACATGATCATCAGTGACCCGGTGCTCGACGAGCTCATGGATTACTGTGATGTTGATAAAGATGGACGGATCGATTTCATGGAGTTTTCCAATTTTCTTAACTGGAAAGACAAAATGCCAATCAACAGGGTGGAGCAGAAAATTCTCACAGGAGGTGAATTTTAAATCTGTCAATCTTTGTAATGTTTGTAATGAAAAAGCGTGTTTCAGATATTAATTTATGGCTTGTACCCTTCAGAGCGCATGGCCTGGTCAGCCCCGGCCAACATGCAGCGATCAGACCTCCAGAAAGCCAGCGCTATAAAGCCGTTGATTAGAGCTGAAGATCTGGAACCTGTTGAGGTGGGAAGCACCAGGAAGACTCCAAAAACTCTGCCCAGACCCAGAACTGTGCAGGACGACTTCATCACCTCGTCCTCTCTCATCAACGCTGTCGTAGGTGGTCCTTCCCCTGCCAGTAAGTCTCACACAAAACCTTTGAATCTCTTTAAACTGCTCAAGTATTCAAACTACACAAAGCCTAAACAACCTCCAGGCTTTTTTGAAGGCATAATCAAGATTATCTTGATTAACCCTATacaatttctaaggcctctaaacaATCAAACCTTTGCTGATAAAACCTGAAATCTACTACATGACTTCTGTCACCTGATTGATAGTTGTTGCTTTTTgaaattaggttttttttttttttagcaagtaaaaggacttttagtataattgtaaaaacgtCCACCTTCAGACCAGTTTGCTGTCTAAGAATAACTTCTATATTGTTGgtaatatttcaagataaacacatttaaatgtaaatttgagGGCTTTTGAGgtttgaggaaggtttatttgttcatctctcaatcatcattgtgttgcattgcattatatgttttaaaactacagagctttgatcataaaactaaaactttaaatatcatcttactaagacatattattggcagatatcaaataaaaatcaatcaaattagaattgatttataaagcaccttaaaaacacattaaatgacGATATTTATGTCAgtagtctgctatactgttataaaat includes:
- the efhb gene encoding EF-hand domain-containing family member B isoform X1 yields the protein MSLIGRNTSTRRRRDVFPTIRAAGKLIPVGDRTKSCLQEITPRTVTPPVVRKFVSSARPPVGTVRVFHGKANDPDIASTLVHGVNTKSSINAGSVINPAPKTRFQERLRQLQEVTINQKAPLGRSQVQGPGLPNWIDPEKTAFGVTTLQFSNGGEVINPPKTTHQVEKEADEGHQLYIHSHGSYFVGERVDRKYNWSRYGRESRFGVPTPHHNDGRNISRSLHWPSDTLMHNSAKLVSKRCDDFREKTQPQTGKVHDPIAETLNVPSDHTFGVLMKPDSFGVGDLLHQTPPGEYLKGKDRQRTLVSAVRQHLKKSNYQNFSSLLEAFRYYDKKGQGKIDKEDLKDVCHQFNMIISDPVLDELMDYCDVDKDGRIDFMEFSNFLNWKDKMPINRVEQKILTGERMAWSAPANMQRSDLQKASAIKPLIRAEDLEPVEVGSTRKTPKTLPRPRTVQDDFITSSSLINAVVGGPSPANYHIYGVPSVRTDLPAPRIKRISDRTNYGDEATAHYLLHPPLHFLYGVHEEEFFSPRTKDEIAQIFQKVGLNVAEETFEEAWKLASTRHPAGDVCVESFRKVLSELQAN
- the efhb gene encoding EF-hand domain-containing family member B isoform X2, producing MSLIGRNTSTRRRRDVFPTIRATVTPPVVRKFVSSARPPVGTVRVFHGKANDPDIASTLVHGVNTKSSINAGSVINPAPKTRFQERLRQLQEVTINQKAPLGRSQVQGPGLPNWIDPEKTAFGVTTLQFSNGGEVINPPKTTHQVEKEADEGHQLYIHSHGSYFVGERVDRKYNWSRYGRESRFGVPTPHHNDGRNISRSLHWPSDTLMHNSAKLVSKRCDDFREKTQPQTGKVHDPIAETLNVPSDHTFGVLMKPDSFGVGDLLHQTPPGEYLKGKDRQRTLVSAVRQHLKKSNYQNFSSLLEAFRYYDKKGQGKIDKEDLKDVCHQFNMIISDPVLDELMDYCDVDKDGRIDFMEFSNFLNWKDKMPINRVEQKILTGERMAWSAPANMQRSDLQKASAIKPLIRAEDLEPVEVGSTRKTPKTLPRPRTVQDDFITSSSLINAVVGGPSPANYHIYGVPSVRTDLPAPRIKRISDRTNYGDEATAHYLLHPPLHFLYGVHEEEFFSPRTKDEIAQIFQKVGLNVAEETFEEAWKLASTRHPAGDVCVESFRKVLSELQAN